In Comamonas koreensis, the genomic stretch CGATGTGAAGGGCCGCCAGGCCCGGCCGAAGCCAAAGACCGCTGACAGCCAGCAGTGCTGCGCGCTGCTGCGGGCCTGTAAGGCCCCGAGCGCAGCGAGTTTGTCGGTTCTTCGGCGCAGGCTCACATCGCTTGCGATGTGAAGGGCCGCCAGACCCGGCCGAAGCCAAAAAACCGACAAGGCTGCGCTGCTTCGTGCTGCTGCCGGTCTGAAGTAATTCAGGTCAGTCTTCGCAAGAAATCCGCTCGGAGTGATCCAGCGGATTTTTTCATGGGTGCTCGTCAGTCCAGCCAACGCATTCACAGCCCCCGCGCACTCAGCGCCAGCTGCAGCCTGAACTCCGGCCGCACCCGGTGCAGTTGCGCCGGCCGATGCGCGCCTCCGGCCTGCATTTGGCCCGGCACGGGCTCGAGCATGCCCAGCTCGTCCATCTTGCGGCGAAAGCTCACCTTGTTCAGCGGCTCGCCCAGAATGCTTTCATAGACCTGCTGCAGCTGCGGCAGGGTAAAGCTCTCGCCAAAGAAATGCACCGGCAGCGAGGAGTACTGGCTCTTGCTGCGCACCCGCGCCAGCGCTGCCTGCAGGATCTGCCCATGGTCAAACGGCAGCTGGCCGGTGGCAGCGACCGGCACCATCTTCAGCCCCTGCCTTGGCGTGGGGAGCTTTTGCTGCGGGATCAGCGCGCAATAGCTGATGGCGACCGACCAGCCGCGTGGGTCACGCGCCGGCCCGCTAAAAGTGGCCAGCTGCTCCAGGTACGCGTCTTCAATCCCCGCCTTGCTGCGCAGTACGCGGGCGGCACTGGCATGGGCGTCGGCGTCTTCTTGCGCATGGATGTAGCCGCCCGGCAAAGCCCATACCCCGGCAAACGGCGCGCGCTCGCGCTGCACCAGCACGACGCTCAGCACCCCGTCCACCAAGGTCAGCACCACCACGTCCACCGTGGTCAGCACCTGGATGGAGGCGGTTTCACTTTGCATCATTTCTGTACCAAGTCCTTTTCATGAAGGGCAGTATGCCGCTGCAGCTACCCAGAATCAATAAAAACATAGGCTTCATGCAAAAGATTTCCTGCAAGCCCTCTTCATTAGTTAGTTGCAAAAATATTTTAACAAGCGTAGACTGCCTCACATCGAAGGAGAAAGACATGCGCCAACGCACACAGCTGCTCATCATCGACCCGCAAAATGACTTTTGCGACCTGCCGCCAGCCTGGCTCCCCAGCAACGCGGCAAGCCCCGCGCCTTATGCCCCCAGCCTGCCGGTGGCGGGCGCCCATGCGGACATGCGACGCCTGGCGCAGTGGCTGCTGCAGCATGCCTCGCAGCTCGATGGAATCACCGTCACGCTCGACTCCCACCAGGCCTACGACATTGCCCACCCCGCCTTCTGGCAGCAAGGCGATGGCAGCCCGGTGCAGCCTTTTACCGCCATCACCGCTGCGCAGCTGCGCGAAGGCAGTTTCAGGCCTCGCAACCCGGACGAGCTGGCCCGTACCCTCGCCTACCTCAATGCGCTGGAAGCCCAGGGCCGCTACACCTTGATGGTCTGGCCGCTGCACTGCGAAATCGGCAGCATTGGCCATGGCGTGCATGCCGACATCCTGACCGCCTGCCGCCAATGGCAAAGCCAGCGCCAGCGCGCGGTGCGCCATGTGTTCAAGGGCATGAATCCGTTGACCGAGCACTACAGCGCCATCTGCGCCGAGGTACCCGATGCGCAAGACCCGGAAACCCAGTTGAACACCGCCTTGCTGCAGCAGCTGGCGCAGGCCGATACTTTGGTGATCGCCGGGGAAGCGGGCAGCCACTGCGTGCGCGCCACCACCGAGCACATCGTGCAGCATATGGCGCCGCTGTGGGGCGCGGAGGATTTCTCGCGCATTGTCCTGCTGACCGACTGCATGAGCCCTGTGGCCGGCTTTGAAGCGGCACAAGACACCTTTTTGCAGCAGATGCGCGCCCTCGGTGTACGCTGCTGCACCAGCACGGCTTTCAGCTTATAAGCCGTTTGGCCATTGGTGCTTGAGGGACAAGCGCTGATGGATCGTATTTTTGACAGAGAAAGACGCGGTATGCAGCCCATTATCACCAGCCTGCTCGACACCGATTTGTACAAATTCACGATGTGGCAGGCCATGCTCCATCGCCACCCGCAAACCCAGTCCACCTACCGCTTTGTCTGCCGCTCGCAGACCGAGTTTCCGCTGGTAGATCTGCTGGCCGAAGTGCGCGCCGAGATCGACGCGCTGTGCGCGCTGAAATTCAAGAAGGACGAGCTCGACTACCTGGCCAGCCTGCGCTTCATGAAAAGCGATTTCATCGACTTTCTGCGCATCTTCCAGTTCCAGCGTGATTTCATCGAGGTCGAGCCCGATGGTGACGGCCTGCACATCGTTGCCCATGGCCCCCAGGTGCATGTGATGGGCTTTGAGATCTTTGTGCTGTCCATCGTCAACGAGCTGTACTTCCGCCGCTTTGAGCAGGCCAGCGCGCTGGCCGAGGGGCGAAAGCGCCTGGGGGCAAAAATAGTGCGTCTGCAGGAGCTGGCACAAGAGGCCAAGCACCGCCACCCCTTTGAGCTGTTTGATTTTGGCGTGCGCCGGCGCTTTTCCGCCCCCTGGCAGCGCGAGGTGGTTCAGGCCTTTGCCACGCAGACCGCGCAGTGGTTCAAGGGCACCTCCAACGTGCTGCTGGCGCGCGACCTGAACCTGGTGCCCATTGGTACCATGGCCCATGAGTACCTGCAAAGCTACCAGGCCCATGGCGTGCGCCTGCGTGATTTTCAGATCGCCGCGCTGGAAGACTGGGTGCAGGAATACCGGGGCGACCTGGGCATTGCGCTGACCGACACCGTCGGCATGGACGCCTTCCTCGCCGATTTCGACATGTACTTTGCCAAGCTGTTCGACGGCTTGCGCCATGACTCGGGCGACCCCTACGAATGGGGCGAAAAGGCACTGGCCCACTATGCCAAGCTGCGTATCAATGCGCATGCCAAGCGCCTGGTGTTCTCCGATGGCCTGACCCTGGACAGCGCGCTGGCGCTCTACCAGCACTTTGCCGATCGTATCCAGTGCGGCTTTGGCATTGGCACCCAGCTGGCCAACGACATGGGCCTCAAGCAGCTCAACATCGTGATGAAGCTCACCCACGCCAATGGCCAGCCAGTGGCCAAGCTCAGCGACAGCCCAGGCAAGACCCTGTGCGACGACGAGACCTACCTGGCCTACCTCAAGCAAGTGTTCCATGTGACGCAGTAAGGAGCCGCGATGCTCAAGATCACCCTGGCCCAGCTCAACCCCACCGTGGGCGATATGGACGGCAACATCGACCAGATGCTGGCCGCCGCCCGCCAGGCGCAGGCTGAAGGCGCGCAACTGGTCGTGTTTGCCGAGCTGTCGCTGACCTCCTACTACCCCGGCGACCTGCTCGACGAGCCCGATTTTCTGGCCCGCGTCGATGCCGGCATTGCCCGCCTGTTGCAAGAGAGCCAGCAACTGCCCGATCTGCACTGGGTGCTGGGTGCGCCCACCCGCGCCGCCGGCCCCGGCAAGCATCTGCACAACAGCCTCTTGGTGCTGCACAACGGCGCCATCCGCCTGCAGTACGACAAGCAGCTGCTGCCCACCTACAACATCTTTGACGAGCGCCGCCACTTCGAGCCCGGCCGCGACGTGGCCAAGGTGCTGCGTATCGGCCAGATGCAGGTCGGCTTTCTGATCTGCGAGGACGGCTGGAACGACAGCGGCGCCGACTACGCCACCAACCCCTTCGAGCGCATGGCCGATGCTGCGCCCGATGTGGTGGTCAGCATCAATGCCAGCCCCAGCCACCTGGGCAAGCGCGAGGAGCGCCACCAGATCTTCAGCCATGCTGCGCGCCGCCATGGCCTGCCGATTCTGTATGTCAACCAGATCGGGGGCCAGGACCAGATCGTGTTCGATGGCGCATCGTTTGCGGTACAGCCCGAGCGCGGCATTGTCTGGGAGGCGCCGCGCTTTGTGCAAACCGTCTGCACGCTGGGCTTTGACAACGGCGACTTCTGCCTGCCCGATGGCACACG encodes the following:
- a CDS encoding NUDIX hydrolase, translated to MQSETASIQVLTTVDVVVLTLVDGVLSVVLVQRERAPFAGVWALPGGYIHAQEDADAHASAARVLRSKAGIEDAYLEQLATFSGPARDPRGWSVAISYCALIPQQKLPTPRQGLKMVPVAATGQLPFDHGQILQAALARVRSKSQYSSLPVHFFGESFTLPQLQQVYESILGEPLNKVSFRRKMDELGMLEPVPGQMQAGGAHRPAQLHRVRPEFRLQLALSARGL
- a CDS encoding cysteine hydrolase, whose product is MRQRTQLLIIDPQNDFCDLPPAWLPSNAASPAPYAPSLPVAGAHADMRRLAQWLLQHASQLDGITVTLDSHQAYDIAHPAFWQQGDGSPVQPFTAITAAQLREGSFRPRNPDELARTLAYLNALEAQGRYTLMVWPLHCEIGSIGHGVHADILTACRQWQSQRQRAVRHVFKGMNPLTEHYSAICAEVPDAQDPETQLNTALLQQLAQADTLVIAGEAGSHCVRATTEHIVQHMAPLWGAEDFSRIVLLTDCMSPVAGFEAAQDTFLQQMRALGVRCCTSTAFSL
- the pncB gene encoding nicotinate phosphoribosyltransferase; amino-acid sequence: MQPIITSLLDTDLYKFTMWQAMLHRHPQTQSTYRFVCRSQTEFPLVDLLAEVRAEIDALCALKFKKDELDYLASLRFMKSDFIDFLRIFQFQRDFIEVEPDGDGLHIVAHGPQVHVMGFEIFVLSIVNELYFRRFEQASALAEGRKRLGAKIVRLQELAQEAKHRHPFELFDFGVRRRFSAPWQREVVQAFATQTAQWFKGTSNVLLARDLNLVPIGTMAHEYLQSYQAHGVRLRDFQIAALEDWVQEYRGDLGIALTDTVGMDAFLADFDMYFAKLFDGLRHDSGDPYEWGEKALAHYAKLRINAHAKRLVFSDGLTLDSALALYQHFADRIQCGFGIGTQLANDMGLKQLNIVMKLTHANGQPVAKLSDSPGKTLCDDETYLAYLKQVFHVTQ